The window CGTTCTCGATCGTACGGGAGAAGAACCGGGTGTTCGGGCCGCCGTTGAAGTACTCGATCCAGCCCGGGGAGTCGACGACGTTCACAGCCGGTCGGGCTCGCGTTCGAGGTCAGGCACGACGCCGTTCAAGAACCCCCGGAGATTCCTGAGGGGCTCGACCGGGATGAGCTCGACCCGCTCTCCCACGGCGAACGCCTGGACCTTCTGTCCCGGGCGGATTCCAAGCGCCTCTCGCACATCCTTCGGAATGACCACCTGGTACTTGGGAGAGACGGTGACGACAGTCATAGTATGTACTCCTGATCGATCGCTAACGCGTCATACGACATGCCTAAGGATACTCGATGTGGTATGGATGTACAGGTGGCTCAGGACCTTCGGTCGCCTCGAGCCCTTCACTCCGCCCGGATCCTCCGGTGGGGGCGCCAGCTCGGTGCGGCCGTCCAACTGCTGAGCGCTCGGAGCTCGGCGCCGCCCTGTGCGTTGCCCCCGGCGCCCCGCCCCCTACCTTTCCCGCCATGCCGCCAACCGATGCTGGGACGGCCGGGTACGCCCCGACCGTTCCCTCCATGCTCGATCTGGTCCGGTTGAGTCCCCGCCTTCTCTTTCCTCCCGGGGGTGTCGACCTATACCGGCAGATCGCCCTACTCACTGAGATGGGCGAGGACGACGAGGTCCTCGATGTCGCATGCGGCAAGGGCGTCTCGCTCGAACTCACCATCGGGGCGGACGGAACGCTCGAGCTCACGAAAGTCCTTGGCGGATCTTTAAGCCAGCACAACCGGGCCGCGAAGGGGCGTTTCAAGAGCCTGAGAAGCGACGCCTTTGGCAAAGCCGCGGGCCTGATCGCCGAGGTCAACGCGATCAATGAGACTGA is drawn from Gemmatimonadota bacterium and contains these coding sequences:
- a CDS encoding AbrB/MazE/SpoVT family DNA-binding domain-containing protein; protein product: MTVVTVSPKYQVVIPKDVREALGIRPGQKVQAFAVGERVELIPVEPLRNLRGFLNGVVPDLEREPDRL